Genomic segment of Catharus ustulatus isolate bCatUst1 chromosome 3, bCatUst1.pri.v2, whole genome shotgun sequence:
AGCAGTCTTGAGAATGTGGAAGTGGTAAAAGGGATGCCAGTGAAGGATGATGGTGGGACTCTGGTGATCTGTCCCACTGCTTTAGAGAGAGGCAGAATGGGACACAGCTCAAAACTCTGCAGTAAAGCATCCTGATCTCGGGAAACACCTTTGCAAGGATAAAAATAGCCGTAAGCCAAtagctgaaaaacagaaatggcaATAGGGAACCATTAAAAAGCATATTTCTTATGGCATGTACTGCCACAGAGCTAACACTAAGCAATTAAAGACAACAAGgatttccccaaaatttggaaGTAATACATAACCATCCTATTAAGTGGTCTAATTTTCAATGATTATGTAAAAAATAgggttgctttttttctttactataAGAAAAGCCAAAtgatatacatataaatatatgtatacacacacaagTGCTGAGGGCTGCTCCTAAACAACTCAACCTGTTTATTTGCTATTCACCCCTGTAAGGGGTTAACACTTGTCAGCTgttgctttcatttctgtttctcaatAACGGCTCTGCAACACCCTTACAAAAACAATGATGTCATGAAGTGGTAACGATTTTGAAAACATACCAAGGGAAACCGCAGGAGGCAGGGGAATAAAGGAATGTCTTCTCACGGTTTCCCCGTGTTTGCTCATCCACTACAGCTTGTGCGTCAGGGCTTTAGCAGGCTTTGGGTGGGAAGATAAGTAACACACTGTGTTTGTTCTAGTCCTCTGCGGAACAGCGAGGTTAATTCTACGGGAGTCGCAGCGGGACCTACCACCACTACTCACTTTTCCAAGAACTTGGAGCACTCCTGGTGTCCGTAGATCTCCGCGAGCCTCCGTGGAGTGTCTCCGAAGAGGTCGGCGGCATCCATAGCAGCGTGCAGGGAGTGCAGGGTCCGGAGCACCCGCAGCTTGCCCGCCTCGGCAGCGAAGTGAGCGGCGGTCCAGCCCACACGGCTCCGCAGGCAGGGCCGGGCACCGTGATCCACCAGGAGCCTGACCAGGTCCGAGCGCCCTGGCAACGCGCAGCAACACCAGCAGAGAACAAGCTTTAAAATTTATACCTTCGGATGCAGCAGGCGGTCACACACAGCTGGTCATAATTCCATCAGTCACGGATTTCACCCACCTGACTATGGTTTATCATATAAATGATACTGAATAGGAAATGCTGGTTATTTTCTGCCAAACTAGACTGTTTCCAGAAGACACttacaacaaaaacaacaaccaaaccaaaaagctTTCGAATTTCTGAACAGCACATTTCAATTAGTCATTGATCAATTGGCTATTTCATTGCTTCGTTTTGGTTTTTAGTtcaattgcaaaataaaatttagacaTTGAGAATGGGAAAACGTGTGAACAGCTTTACTAAAACTAAGGTTTTTGGATAGCAGGTAgagaaattacttatttttcattcaCCTTCAAATTTTTCCAAACAGTGGAATTGcttaaagaagcaaaaaaaaagttatttctatACCAGTTCACACTGCCTTGACTGAGCTAGACTATTTCAAATCACATCTAGGCTCTGTCAGCTTCTCACCATCATTTTTGTTAAGTAGTTCAGTCCCCTTTGCTGATGTTCAAATGCCTAATAATCATcaggacaaaagaaaaacatggtCTTAAGTGTAAAACAGGAAATCATACACTTGATTTCTGAGCAAAGACAGATGCAATGATATGAGATCCCAACAAACACTGTAGCATAGAGGAGTAGAGGTCCAGTTTCCCATTTTACACTGTGTACAATTGTACATTATATATTGTTGCAtcatctctttttttggggGCTGCAAAGGGATATTTAACTTTACCAGACACTTCTGAAGGTGAAGGACCAATGGGAGCTGCAAACAGCTCTGGTCCTGCATTGTTCATTCAAGCAGCTGGGATATAAAGGGAGAACAAAGTAaaacacagtttttattttgttctatttgGTTTGATAAATACCTGCTGTAAATAAAATGGATTTGACTTCCTGCTCTTTCCCACAGCTGTACATGAGAAATAAACTCCTGGAGTCGTCTCTTAGAAAAGTAAGGGTGAAAAGCAACCATTCCCTATGTGCACATCATGTAAATTGTAAATTGTTGTGtgatggaagaaaaaagcaaaaaatcattTCAACAGCAGTCCCAAGAACTATTTTGTAGGTAAAGTTCCCATTTAAATGGATATTTAACCTTTTTTTGCTCATTAGGGACAAAATTACCAGATACAAGCTGAGATTTTGCCAGCCTAGATAAAATTTCAGGTGATCAGCATCACCTTTTATGATGTCTATTCACAGAGGTAACAGAGCTGGAGGTGCCCTTACCTTTGGCAGCAGCCCAGTGCAGGGGGGTCCTGTCATGCCAGTCAGCATCCTTCTGGTTTGGGTCACAGTGCCCAGCCTTCAAAATCTTTTCCACCAGGTCATAGTCgcccacagccacagcttcatGGAGCTCTGTCATGCTGAACTCTTCAGGAAGGAGCCTGGTAACAGGGGGATGGTTGTTTAGTGGGTGTTCACTGATGTATCAGCTCCTCTCAGCAGCTTAAATAGGTCAAGCAGCACCTGGATTTAAAATGAGACAGGTACTGTGAGAAACCAAGATTTGcccaaaataaggaaaaaggaattacaagagcaaaaaaaaataattataattaattttcaaaccAGTGATCACATACTGATGGTGACTTTTGATCTGTAGACAGAGAAATCTGCAGCAAAGAACAGTCCTTTATATAAATGACTTGTAACTAAAGCCACACTGAACATTTGCCATGGGTTTGTTGTGCTCACTAGCCATGGGAACTGGCTCCTCCCTTGCCACTGCTGCAGGTCTCTTACTGGTAGCATTTTATTGCAATGACAGAAATATCTATGCAAGCATCCTCTGATGCTCTTTGGTGAAAATCATAAAAAgggataataataataattaagcTTATAAGAAAACAGATGATAGGGCAAGGAGGAATGGTCTGAATTTAAGATTCACAGCCTGTTTCACACCCAGGTGGTTGGACTGTGTAGATAAGATCCAAAAGAAAGACCCATACTTGTCCTAGTGAGTTTGACTCCTGCACA
This window contains:
- the ANKRD66 gene encoding ankyrin repeat domain-containing protein 66, yielding MTELHEAVAVGDYDLVEKILKAGHCDPNQKDADWHDRTPLHWAAAKGRSDLVRLLVDHGARPCLRSRVGWTAAHFAAEAGKLRVLRTLHSLHAAMDAADLFGDTPRRLAEIYGHQECSKFLEKAEVESRNYRRKAALRKIPLDQRDEDWELKKEDLRKNPPCFWEKCTASIQKKNRKEKGKQ